The genomic stretch CCCGCGCCGCCCACTCATAACCGTGGGCTTCCAGCTTTTCGGCCAGCTCGCGGCCGCCGCTCATGACGATCCGCCCGGCCATGAAAACATGGATACGATCTACGCTCAAATAGTTGAGCAGTCTCTGGTAGTGAGTAATCAGTAGCATACTGCGCTCCGGACTGCGCAGGCGTTCCACGCCTGCGGCCAGAATGCGCAGAGCGTCGATATCCAGACCGGAATCGATTTCGTCGAGAATGCACAGCTTCGGCTGCATCAACGTCATTTGCAGAACTTCATGACGTTTCTTTTCTCCGCCGGAGAAGCCATCGTTCACATAGCGCGCCGCGAAGTTGGGATCCATCTGCAAGGCGCCCATCGCTTCTTTCAGTTCGCGTCGAAAATCCTTTACCGGGACATCGGCGCCGCGTAGATTCTTCAAAGCAGTGCGCAGGAAGTTGGTAACGGTGACGCCAGGGATCGCCGTGGGATACTGCATGGAGAGAAAAATACCGAGGCGCGCGCGCTGGTCTACCGTGAGGCCGGCCAGCGATTGGCCTTCGAAATAAATCTGACCGCCGCTCACAGTATAGCGCGGGTGGCCCAGCAGGGTGTAGGAAAGGGTGCTCTTGCCAGAGCCGTTGGGCCCCATGATGGCGTGAGTCTCTCCGCGCGGCAGGCTGAGATCGAGGCCGTGAATGATCTCGCGTCCCTCTATTTCTACCTTCAGGCCGCGGATATCGAGCAGGGCATCCATGATCCGGCCAGACTCCTCATCGCGCGTCCCCGGTTAAGCCATTTCCTGGTCTCGCGCTGGCTGCTTTTTCCAATCGCAGGCGACAGAAGACTATTACTACGCCTGCATTGCAAGCCAGGCATAGACCGCAGTCAAATAGCTCCACAGCAGCCCAAAAAGAACATGCACCGCTGTCTCCAGCCGTTTACCGCGCCAGAGCGCCGAATCGTAGACGAAGAACTGCGCCGCCAATCGACAGAACCAGAACACTGATATGCCGCCGGCCAGCCAGCGCTGCTTGCCGGCGGCCAGGTCCGCGGCCTGCGCCAGGGTCCAGATACCGAAGAGGATCAGGGTCAGACAGACAAAGAAGGTATGAACATGAAAGATCTGTTCATTCAGCCGCGACAGCCGTGCAGCTTCCTGCCGCCACTGGAAGCGCCGGGCAAAGTACAGATGCAAGAAGGCCAGGCCAATCTGAAGCAAGCCGGTTGCATAGAGAGCGAGAATCATTGCAATACATAGACGCGCACGAAGGGCGTGAGGGCAAAGTCATTCTCAATCTGCAGCCGTGCTGCACGAAAGCTGCTGCGCCAGGCGCTGTCGCTGTGAAAATGCAAGAAGCCAGGTCCGTAGGCCAGCAAATTGGCCAGATTGCGCAGGTGTTCGACAACGACCATCCGGCCGCCGGGGGCAAGCAGCCCGGCGCTGGCAGTCAGAAAGGAGGCTCGGTCCTCCGGCCGTCGCATCTCATGCGCTGAAAGAAATAGCAGGATCGAATCGAACTGGCGTCCGTCCGCAGCAGCTGCGGCAAAGGACGGAGAGAGCCGCTGCTGCCGCTTGCGCGCCCTCTGGATCGAGGGCTCCGGATTTTTCTGCGCATCATAGAAATCAAATTCGTTGAGCGCCAGATCGGGATAGCGCTGCCTGAGCAGCGGCGATAGATCGTCGAAGCCGGCATGGACCAGAGCCACATGTTGCGGCTGGCGCTGCAGTTGATCGAGCCAGCTCAATTGGTAAAGATCGGAACGGTCATAGATCCAGTGTGTGACGAGCAAGGATGCAATCGCAAAGTACAGGGCAGAAAATGAAGCCAGCAGGAGAAGGGCCTGCTGCCAGAGTTCCGTCGCCCAGGGCCAGGCAAGAAGCGCTGCGATTAGCGTCAGCAGAGCCGCTGCGTAAAACGGCCAGTTGAAGCGCAGCACATTGGCGACGCCCTCAAATCGACTGCGCATTCAGCAGCTCCCGTCTGCCCTTCTTCCACATGAAGGGGATGTTTTCTACAATAAAGGCGCTGCATAGCTGCGGCCTGACGCCCTGAAACTGCGGCTGATCAAAGAAATCCAGAGTACGCACTTCGGCCTCGACGGCTTGCGGCGTCCAATTCTGGCGAACGCCCTCGATGATCACAATCGAATGCGTCTCCTGTTCGTAGTCGAAGGTAAAAGGCAGCGGTCCCGCATACATACGCGCCTCGCGCCAGTCGGCAAAGGGCGATCCAGACGGCAAACGCGCGTCGGACTTCTTATGAAAAACGACGTCCATACCGCCCTCGCGTACAACGTGCAGGTTCTCTTCGCTCCATGCCGCATGGATTGGCGCGTAGTGGTAGTGATAGTGTGTGAGCAGATTTCCGGAGCAAACCATGCGTCGCCGGTCGGTCTCGGAGCGCAGGATGCGCAGACCGCGAAGACGCCGGCCCTCGCGCGTGGTGAAGCGACTGAAGATGCGATAGCCGATCAAGAAGAAGTCCTGACCAAGCAGCGCCGGAAAGACCGCCGGTCGCAGGCGGCGCGTCTTGACCATGGCGATGGCCGCAAAGCCCAATCCCTCGCGCTGGTCGAGTTCCAATCCTGGCGGAAGCAGCGGCTGCAAAATGTTTGCCGGCAGGGCATAGGTTAGCACCGCCGAGTAGTCAAAGTGTGCGCGCACTGCAAAGGGATGACGTCGTAACAGGTGCAACATGGCAATTCATTGGACGTCTGCGATGGAAGGCGGGCAATTTCTTTCTTGCGCTGCAATCTACAGCCAGAGGGCTCGAGCAGGATGCAGGCCCTGAACCTCCAACGCTTGCGCCTTGTGGCGCGCTGGATCGTAGCGTCGGTCTGGATTTTCCACGGCGTCTACAGTAAGCTTCTCCATCAGATTCCCCGGCACGAGGGGATTGTGGCCCGAATTCTGGGGCCGGACGTTGCGCCCATGCTGACCCTGGGCATCGGGGCCGCCGAAGCGGCCATGGGGCTGTGGGTCCTGAGCGGCCGGTGGCCAAAGCTCTGCGCCACGCTGCAGAGTTTAATCATCCCAACAATGAATGGTCTGGAGATTGTTCTGGCCCGCGATCTGCTTTGGAACGCGCCGGCAATGGTCTTGCTCAACCTGCTGCTGCTTTGTGCCGCGTGGTTTGCGGCCAGCGGCGTTCGCCCGCGTACGGCGCCGCCAGATGGGAAGTCCTGAAATTGGCAGCAAGCGAACTGCCGGTAGCAAGAACTCTCAGGCGCTGAGCCCATCGCTGGCCGGCGCGGCAATGGCCTGGCCGTCTTCCAGGATCATCCGGATCAAACGCGACATCTCCACCGAATACTCGACATTCAGGTCGCGCACCACGCCCTCGCAGAAGCCGTTGACGATCAGCAATTTTGCCTCGTCCTCGCTGAGCCCGCGACTTTGCAAGAAAAACAGCATATCGTCGTCAATTCTGGAGACCGTCGCCTCATAGTTCAGGGCGCCGTGTTCGCCGCTTACATCGTTGTAGGGGTAGGCGTGCGTTTGCGATCGATCGTCCAGCATCAGACCGTCGCATTTGATATGGCTGTAAGCGCCCTCCGCATTTTTATCAAACTTCACCAGGCCGCGGTAGCTGTTTACCCCGCCGTCCAGCGAGACGCCTTTGGCCAGCACGTTGCTGCGCGTTTCCTTGCCTACGTGGATGATGCGAGCGCCGGTATCTTGAATCTGGCCGCCGCCGGCAAAGGCCAGCGAAAGAATATCGCCGGTTGAACGGTCGCCCTTCAGAATGATGCCTGGATACTTGATGGTCTGCGCGCCAATGTTGACATCGGTCCAGGTGATGTGCGCTTCACGGTGAGCCAGACCGCGCTTCACCGTCCAGTTGTACATATTCTTTTTCCAATTCTGGATGGTAGTGTAGTAGATGCGCGCGCGATCATGGGCGATCAGTTCTACCACCGCTGTGTGAAAATTGGTCTCTGAATCTTGCACGGAACTGCAGCCCTCGCTGTAGACGATCTCGGCGCCCTCATCGGCGATCAGTAGCGTCCGTTCGTACTGGGCGGAGGAGGCGGCCGTAACCTTGAAGTAGGCCTGCAGCGGCATCGGCGTCTTTACGCCCGGGGGGCAGTAGGCGAAGCTTCCGCCGCTGAAAACGGCGCTATTGAGCGCGGCGAACTTGTTGTCCGCGGCGCCGACTACGGTTCCTAAGTACTTCTTAACAATATCAGGATATTCGCGGATGGCGGTGTCAATGTCGCAAAACAGAATGCCCAAATCCGAAAGCTCCTTTTTTACATTGGCGTAAACCGTCTCGGAGTCGTTCATCGCCTCGAGGCCCGCCAGATAGCGGCGCTCGTGTTCGGGAATACCCAGGCGTTCGAAGCTGCGCAGCACCTCGGGATCGACCTCATCCCAGCTCTTTTTCTTCTGCTTGTTGGCGCCCACATAGTGCACGTAGCGATCCAGGTCGATGCCAAAGGAAGGGATGAAGCCCCACTGCGGCATGGGCTTCGCTTCAAAGATCTCCAGCGCCTTCAATCGGAATTCGGTTACCCAGCCCGGCTCGCTCTTGATGTGCGAAATCGATTCTACAACCTTGCGCGATAGGCCGCGTGGAAAGGCATCCGGCGCGAAGTAAGGCGACTCTGTGGCTTCATTTTGTGGGGCAATGGCCTGTGACATAGAATCCTGCGCTGGGTGAGAGGCTGCGGCCAAGTCTCACGGCTCGGCCTTCCCAATAAAGCAGTTTTGGCGGTCAGCGGCGCGCTCCCGGCGGCGCGAATCTATCTGCGACCGGCGGGCTTTTCCGGGGCGCCGCCGGAATCGGCAGGATAGTGTGAGCGGATCAAGGATTGAAAATCCTCAGCGTTTCGCGCCTGGTCCAGTTTGCGGAAGTCGGCCTCGGTCCAGGCCCGCAAGCGCAAGTCACGAACCGCTGTCTCCGTGCTGCCGCCAATAAAGAGCTCGTACTGGAAACGATAGGCGCCCGGATTGGAGTAGTCGGAGAGCGCAACGTAGCGAAGCTCGCTGTAGTAGTTACGGGCCCACTTGATGATCTGCTGCGCCTTGTCGAAGGGGAACTCTACGCCGATCCAGATGGCGCCGCTGGCGTTGGCCGAATAGGGCAGATCATCGGGCGGCAGGATGATCGCCGGCAATTGAAGATCCGAGATAAGAATGCGCATGCGATTGGCTTTGTCCTGGTAGGTGAGAAAAACCCGCGGCCGCGTATCGTCGCTCCACTGAAAGGCCTCGCAGGCGGGCAGCGCCGCGGAGAGAGCCAGAAGAGCCGCCAGAACTAAAATTCTCATGCGCACATTGCAGCGGACGGCGCGGCGGCGCTTGCGTCAAGTAGAGATGGGAGCAGCGGCGGGCTCCGGGCCCTGCAGCGGGTAGGGCGGAGCCGCAGGCAGCAGGCGTTCCTCGCCCTGCCAGCGCATCAGGTATCCGTCGCCGCTGCTGCGAATACACTCGGCCAAATCCTGCAGCGCCGGTCCGGCGATGCGGCCCTGCAATCCGGCGCCGACGCAATGCAGCAGATTCCCATGCGGATCGACGGAGAGCATCCGCACATCAAAGTCGATCGCGATGCGACCGTGCGAATAGTGAAGCAATCCGTTTTCCAGTCTCCGCAATATTATGGGCGCTCCGGCGGACTGAACGAAGTTCATTTCACTGCCGCATCGCGATAGGTACGGATAATTGGTGTGGCGACCGCTGTCGTTGCATTGCAGTCTCTGTAAGAAAAAGGTGAGAAAATCCGCATCATCCTGGATGACGCCCTCATGATGCAGGCCGCCATATTGATCAATCTGGTAAAAATAAGCCCGTTGCATAGGATCAAAAATTGAGACGCTGCGCTAACTATTTAACAATCGAGTTTTAATAAGTTTTTACGCTGCGTTACCTCTGGTGCAAGGAACAATCCAGGCGTTTTTGATTTTCCAATAGCCGTTGCACGGCAACCACTTGACGTGCATCAACCTTAAAGCAAATTGGGAGAAGATAGGTTATTGTCCGAGTCGCGGCAATACAATAAAAAGAGTGTGCACCATGGCCAAACTTAATAGAATTACTGGAATTGACGACCGTCTGGCTGAGCAGTTGCGGAGTGCAGGCGTCACAACGATTGAAAAACTTCTGGAGCATGGCGAATCGCGCGAGGGCCGGAGAGCCATTGCTATCAAAGCGCGCATCAATGAGCGCCTTGTTCAAAAATGGGTGCATCATGCTGATTTCTTCCGCATCAAAGGGATCGCCGGATTGAAGGCTGAGTTGCTTGGCGCAGTCGGCGTACCAAACGTACGCACTCTGGCCAAACAAAACCCTGATACGCTCTACGAGAAAATGGTCCAGATCAATGGACGCCGGCAGATGATTGAGCGCGTTCCAGGCCTGGTGCAAGTTCGCCGCTGGGTCAAGACTGCACAAAAGCTGAAGCCCGCCGTCTACTGACGGCGCGGGACGCCGGAGGCAGCTGCCTGCGCCGCGATTCGATCTTGCCACCCGGAGACCTCAGCCAAGCCTGTCCGGGTGGAAGCCGCTTACGCATTGCTCCTGGGTTTGCTCCAGGGCCTCACTGAATTTCTTCCTATTTCGAGCACGGCGCATCTGCGCATCCTCCCGGCGCTGTTGGGCCAGCCGGACCCAGGCGCCGCCTTCACTGCGGTGATCCAGCTTGGATCGCTGGCCGCTCTCCTCGTTTACTTTCGCAGGGACCTGCTCGAATTTTCGCTGGAAGTTGTGCGCGGTCTTATCAGTCGGCAACCCTTGCAGCATCCCCAGGCCAGGCTGGCCTGGCAGGTGGTCGCAGCAACAATCCCCATTTGCATCGCTGCTATGCTTCTAAAAGACTTCATCCACGGGCCCTTTCGTTCGCTCTACGTTGTAGCCGGCAGCCTGATCGTCATGGCTTTGCTGCTGTGGCTGGCCGATCGCAATGCGGGACGCCAGCGCGATGTGCACAGTATCACCTTCCGCGATGCTATTTGGATTGGTCTGGCACAGTGCCTGGCGCTGATTCCCGGCGCGTCGCGTTCCGGCAGCACCTTGATGATGGGCCTGTTCCTTGGTCTGGCGCGCCCCGCGGCCACGCGGTTTTCCTTTCTGCTGGCAATCCCGGCCATTGCCCTGTCCGGCTTCTATGAGCTCTATTCGGAGTGGAGCAATCTTGCGGCGCAGGGTTTTAGCTTTCTGATTCTAGGTTCGCTGGCGGCAATAGTTTCCAGCTACCTGGCCATCGCTGGCCTGTTGCACTACTTGCGCAGTCATAACTTGAGCGTCTTTGTCGCCTATCGCACGCTGCTGGGTCTTGCAATACTGGCCTTGCTTGCTCTGGGCATGCTCAGTCCCTGAGCGTTGCGCCGCCGGCTGCGCTGAATCACGTCGGCATTGACCGCTCCGGCAGGCGCTACGCCATTCGTTTGCCCTGGGACCGGCTCTCAGCCAAAAGCGCTTGCCCCGGCTTCGGTGCAGGACCATATTCCAGCAGAAGCCAGGCCGGCAGCGGCCGAAATTTTCTGTCTATTAAGGGACCGCCTGATCAAGCCGATAGAGGCTGTACGGGAGCGAACCATGGCGCTGGCACGACAGAATTCCTTTGATGCATACAAGACCACCGAGATTGCAACGGCCAATCAGGGGAAGTTGATTGTAATGCTCTACGATGGAGCGGTTCGCTTCCTGCGTATTGCAATTGAGAATATGTCGCCGCGGACTTATGACGTGGCAAACGCCAACATTATCAAAGCCCAGGATATCGTGACCGAACTGATGCTGGCCTTGAACATGGAAGAGGGCGGCGAAATCGCTCAAAATCTATTCAGTCTCTATGCTTATATGAAGCGTCGTCTGCTGGAAGCGAACATTGCCAAAGAAAGCGGCGGACTCAGCGAGGTCATTGGCCTGCTGGAGCAATTGCGCGGCGCCTGGGAGGAAGTCTCCCAAAAGGATTCCGTACATTCCGAAAGTCCTCGTGCGGAAATGCGGCGCCAGGGCGCCAGCTTTTCCATTCAGGGTTGAAACCACACAATCAAATCGTTCTGCTTCGCCTGCTGCGCGCCCGCCTGGCCCGGCAATTCCGCCTGGCGCAAATGGGACACCTCGAGGAAGCCGCCGCATTGAACGTATCCCTTGCGCAGAGCCGGCGGCAGCTGGAGGAGCGCGAGGGGCAGAAAGGCGCGCCTGATCCTCGGGAGGCGAGGCTGCAAGAGCAATGCCAAACCCTCAATCTGGCCATTCTTCCGCTCTTGCGCCACGAACAGCGCTTGCTGGAGCGGGAAATTGTGGAATTGCAAGTTGAGCGCGAATTGCGCCGGCTGAAAGACGACCAAAAATAGTAGACGCCCCCCTGAACCGGGGCGTGGATCGAGTCGTCTATTTTTCCGGAGGAGTCTCTATGTCGTTCTTTGCTCGCCCCGGCCGGCGCTGGCGTCCCGGCGCAACGCACTTCTTGCTGGCGCTGATCCTTGCCGCTCCGATGGCGCTGGTTTCGCTGCAGGCGCAAAATCGTTACGGGCTGATCATCGGCTCGAACTACAAACAGAACATCTCCGGCATCCCGCCGCTGGACCTCTGTGAGCGCGATGCTGAGCTGATGGAGCAAAGTCTGCGCAGCCAGGGTCGCTTCACGGATGTAAAAGTTCTGCTCGGCCGAATGGTCACCGCGCAAAATATCGAAGCGGCGATCAATGAGCTGGCTACGAAGGTCAGCTCCAACGACACTGTGGCCATTTACTTTTCTGGCCACGGCACCTATGAGCGCGATCCCAATGCTCAGAACGGAGTGCGCAACTATGTCGTCATGTACGAGCGACCGCACGTTCCAGACAACGTGCTGAACACCTGGGTGAAGAAGATCCATACCGATAAGCTGGTCTGGATCTTCGATTGCTGTTTCTCTGGAGGGCTCGCCAACCGCGGCCAGCGGGCGCGCGGCACGGGTCAGGTGCCCATTGACCCGGGCGAGCAGGGCCGCGTACTGGTCAACGCTCGCGAAGATATCTTCTTCGACGACAAAGCCATCGTAGCATCAAGCGATGCGGACGAAACCTCAATCGAGGTGCGCGGTAGCATCAACCACGGTATCTTCACTTACTTCTTTGCCCAGGCGCTCACGCCTGCCAATGGCGACATGAATCGCGATGGCACGGTTACAATTCTGGAGGCCTTCGAGTGGGCGAGGCCGCGCGTGACCAACGAGGCCAAACGCTTCAATCACAACCAGAATCCGCAAATCTCCGGCCGGGCGTCAGGCATCTTTATCGCCGGCAACATAACTCCCACTCCGCCGCAGCCAACGCCACAGCCGACGCCGCCACAGCCGCCCGAACCGCCGCAGCCCGGACCCACGCCGCCGGACATGCCTGATCCGGTAACCCCTGATGAGCCGCAGCCGGCGCCTGGCAATGTAACCGGCAATGCCGTGATCTACACCACCATTCTGCGATCGATCGCCGCCGGTCCCACGCCCATGGATCCGATGACTCTGATCATGCGCAACCGTCGCGGCAATTCCGATCGGAATATTGCTGTGAAGTTTTCGGGCCAGCCGGTGCAGACGCGAATCACGTGGCTCACTGAGGCGCAGCTGCGCCAGCGCACGGGCGAACAAATCCCGCTTGGCTTCTACAGCTACCAGGGTCGGCGCATCAACAATCAGGTAGCGATGCTTGAAGTGACTGGCGCGCCGACCGGCGTGCACGAGGTGGAGATTCAGGCCGACGGCTATCCGATCATCAACGAGCGTCTGGGAGTGGAGCGCAACGCCGCCAACAACAAGATCTTTGTAGTAGCGTCGCTTTCCGGTTACGGCACAATACGCGGCAAGGTGTTTCTAAGAAGCTTTGATTCGCCGCTGGCCGGGCAGGACATCTGGATGCCGGTAGTCAATACGACAAACCAGCAACATCGGATGCGCAGCATGCAGGATGGCAGCTTCTGGTTCTTGAATCTGCCGCCCAATAGCAACTACTTCATCAAAGCCTCCTTCCTGGAAAGTACGGCGCTGGATGATCGCACGATAACAGTAGAGGATGGGCAGACTACCAACCTCGATATCGTTCTCACGCAGCGCATGAACCTGAATCCGCCGCGTTAGGCCAACGCGGCAAGTTCGCTTCCGGCGGCTGTCCGCCGGAAGCTTGAGGAGTCCAATGCTGATCAAGATTCTGCTGGTTGCCGGAGTGGTTGCCCTCTTGCTCAACGCCCGACGGGCGCTGGACAATCTGCGCGCCCTCTTTGGCGGAATTCGAGATGAACTGGAACCGCCGGAAAAAGAGGTTCGAGGGCGCACAAGAATGATCCAGGAGGGCCGGCGAGAAGACCGATAAGAATGACAAGGCTATGAAGCACTTCCGCGTCCTTCCTCTGATCTTGCTGCCGCCGCTGTTGTTTGCCTGCCAGAGCTATTCCAGCGCTGCAGATCTGCAGCAGGCGGAGCGCCAGATTGCCGGCGGCAATAGCGCCGCGGCGCGAGACCTTGTGGAACACATGCAGGAGGTCCCTGCCGGCCTGCGAGCACAGGCCATTGAGAGTCTGGCGCAGGCCCCGGGCGCGGTTGGCGATCACTCCCTGGCAGAAGTGGCCCAGCAAAACCGCCTTTCTGACGAACATCGCAGTCTCGCCCTGCAGCGCCTGAGTGAACGTGAAAGCGAGGGCGCACGCGCCGAAAGTCGGCGGATTCTGGAACGCGAGCCCCGCCTAATCAACGAGCCGATGGTACGGGCCTTTGGCGCGGCGCGTGATCGCGAATCCGTGCCCTTGCTGCGTCGGGCGGCAGAGGAGCGCCCCGCACTGGTTGCGCCGGTGATCGCGGCTCTGGCGCAGATCGGCGACGATGCCAGTCACGAATTTATCCTGGCCCAGGTGTTGAACGAAGACCCGGCCAACCGAAAGCTTGCAATTGAGGCGCTTTCTGCCGTGGAGAACCCGGGCCTGCAAACACAAGCGGCCACACTCTACGAAGGCATGGTCCGCAACCCGCAGGGCCAGACGCCGGAGATTCTACGCCTCGCCGTCGCTGAACTTGGTCGACATGGTCAGGTTGACAGCGCCTATCCGCCGCTGCGCGCCCTGTACTACAATCCGCCCGATGCTGAAACAAAGCAGGCCGCGCTTGTTGCAATGGCTCGCCTTCGTGGAATCAGCGTCGAGCAGATGCTGGCCAGCCTGAATCCGCAACCTGCGACACGACCGGACTCGCTGCGCGACGGTCCGGCATCGATCGAGTTTCTTCGCGAACGTCAACAGACATTAATTCCCAGCAATCCACGTCCGCAAAGCGAACCCCGGCATCGGAATTCAAGCGCCAATCGCCGTCGCAATTTTCCCGATGACTACCGCCGCCGACTGTTGCAGGCAATGGAGTACAGTCTGGGCGACAACGCAGCCGGCGTGGCGCAGCAGATTCACAATGCGCTTCTGGCCTATCGCGACAGCCGCGAGCCAAAATCTGAGTTCGTGGTTCGCGCCTATCGCAAACATTTTGAAGGCGATGACCAGCAGCAGCGCGAGCGCCTTGCTCAGGGACTGAATTTTCCGGGCAGTCTTACGGTCATTGTCTGGAACGTAATCGACGAGTACGCGACTGATCCATTGCGCGCCTATGCCCTTGCCGAAATGTTCGCCATCAAGCGCTGGCAGGCGGCAATCCTGCTCGATCTGGTCAGACGATCGCGTATCTGAGGCGCCAGATGCTTGGACGCGCTTCACTCATACTCAGCCTGCTGCTGCTCGGGTTCGCGGCCTGCCAGAGTCAGATCCAGGGACAATTTGGCTGGGCGACGACCGACGATCGCGAATTGAGCGACCTGGAGCGTACGCTTCTTTCCGTTTCTGAGTACCGCATTGGCCGCGATGGACTGTACTTTCGCGACTACGAAACCCTCTGGTGGATCTATCAAATCGACAAGGGGCCGGCCGAAGAGGAGTATCTGGTCGCTCTCTACGAAAACAATACGACGCCGCAGCCGGTGGCCGTGGATCTGCGTCGCGTTCGTCCGGAAAAGATTCAAGAGCGAGTGGTCATTCGACAGAACTACGAACAGCTTTCGCCGGGTCGCTACTTGCTGAAGATCGCACACAATTCAATGGCGGTGGATCAGGTTGAGTTCATGGTCACGCCCGAGGGAGGCCCGGCAAGTCTTGGCGTAGCCGAAGAACTCGATGACCCCGAGCCTGGCGCTGAAGTGGATGATATTCGTCTCTATTCTGGCTACGCTGGCGCGCTCTGAGCGCGCGCTTCCTGCAGCGTTGCCAGTTCACGGACGCAGGCCGGCGTAATCGTATGCCGAAAGAAGTTCGCTCAAGTCGAGTCGCTGATCGCGCTGACGCAGCTTCAGTTCCAGTTGCTGTCGCCGTTCGCCGTTTGCGCCGCGTCGCAGAAATAGCAGAGCTTCGCGATTGAGCAGGTTCTCCCCAGCGCGCTGCAGAAAATCAATTTCAAGTTCGGCTACAGCTTTGTCCGGTTCTGCCAGACGCGATTCAATGATTCGCGCCAGCGCGCCGCTGGTGCGTGCATCGGCGGCGCGGCCGAGGCGCTGGTAACTGAGCTCCAGCTGGCGCAGGCTCTGGTGCATTTGTGCCAGCGTCGAAGCATCCTGCCAGTCGATGCCAGAGGCGGAGCTGGCGCGCAGCTGGCTCATGCTGCGTAGCAGTGAGATCCGAAAGTTGTGCAGAGCCGGCAGGGGACGTTCTGTATTCAAGAGGTGCATGCCGTAGGCAAAAGCCGCCGCCGGCGTATTGAAGAAGATGGATCGCATCTGATGCATCAGATCGCTGCGCTGGCGCAGATGACGCAGCAAGGAGCTCGAGGGTTCTACGTTGCCGGTTTGAATCCGCTGGCGGAGAGTTGCAGCCAGTCGGTCCAGGTTGCGCAGGCACAGGCGATGAGCCTCGTCCTCGTCCACGTGGGCCAGCAAGTGGAGCAGCGGCATTTGTAGTTCGGCCTGCGGGGCGGGCAGCATCTGCTGTCTGGCGCGCAGCAGCGCCTCACGGGCGCTTTTTCGCTGCGGACGATGCCGTGCGTCATCCGGCGTCAAAAACAGCGCCGCCGCGGCCGCCTGGGCCAGCTCGAAGGGGTCCAGCTGACGCTCCAGCAGGGCCCCATATTCCAGGGGATCGTCAAAGGGCCCCTGGGCTGAGTAAGTCAGCCAACGATCGGCAAGCTCCGGCGATTCAGGCGGACAGGCCAGAGGGGAGAGCGCAACCAGCGAGATGGGCGCTGCATCGCGATCGGCG from Leptospirales bacterium encodes the following:
- a CDS encoding DoxX-like family protein yields the protein MQALNLQRLRLVARWIVASVWIFHGVYSKLLHQIPRHEGIVARILGPDVAPMLTLGIGAAEAAMGLWVLSGRWPKLCATLQSLIIPTMNGLEIVLARDLLWNAPAMVLLNLLLLCAAWFAASGVRPRTAPPDGKS
- a CDS encoding DUF2071 domain-containing protein — protein: MLHLLRRHPFAVRAHFDYSAVLTYALPANILQPLLPPGLELDQREGLGFAAIAMVKTRRLRPAVFPALLGQDFFLIGYRIFSRFTTREGRRLRGLRILRSETDRRRMVCSGNLLTHYHYHYAPIHAAWSEENLHVVREGGMDVVFHKKSDARLPSGSPFADWREARMYAGPLPFTFDYEQETHSIVIIEGVRQNWTPQAVEAEVRTLDFFDQPQFQGVRPQLCSAFIVENIPFMWKKGRRELLNAQSI
- the uppP gene encoding undecaprenyl-diphosphatase UppP — encoded protein: MEAAYALLLGLLQGLTEFLPISSTAHLRILPALLGQPDPGAAFTAVIQLGSLAALLVYFRRDLLEFSLEVVRGLISRQPLQHPQARLAWQVVAATIPICIAAMLLKDFIHGPFRSLYVVAGSLIVMALLLWLADRNAGRQRDVHSITFRDAIWIGLAQCLALIPGASRSGSTLMMGLFLGLARPAATRFSFLLAIPAIALSGFYELYSEWSNLAAQGFSFLILGSLAAIVSSYLAIAGLLHYLRSHNLSVFVAYRTLLGLAILALLALGMLSP
- a CDS encoding DUF4505 family protein, with the protein product MQRAYFYQIDQYGGLHHEGVIQDDADFLTFFLQRLQCNDSGRHTNYPYLSRCGSEMNFVQSAGAPIILRRLENGLLHYSHGRIAIDFDVRMLSVDPHGNLLHCVGAGLQGRIAGPALQDLAECIRSSGDGYLMRWQGEERLLPAAPPYPLQGPEPAAAPIST
- the fliS gene encoding flagellar export chaperone FliS, translated to MALARQNSFDAYKTTEIATANQGKLIVMLYDGAVRFLRIAIENMSPRTYDVANANIIKAQDIVTELMLALNMEEGGEIAQNLFSLYAYMKRRLLEANIAKESGGLSEVIGLLEQLRGAWEEVSQKDSVHSESPRAEMRRQGASFSIQG
- a CDS encoding DUF4332 domain-containing protein encodes the protein MAKLNRITGIDDRLAEQLRSAGVTTIEKLLEHGESREGRRAIAIKARINERLVQKWVHHADFFRIKGIAGLKAELLGAVGVPNVRTLAKQNPDTLYEKMVQINGRRQMIERVPGLVQVRRWVKTAQKLKPAVY
- the sufB gene encoding Fe-S cluster assembly protein SufB is translated as MSQAIAPQNEATESPYFAPDAFPRGLSRKVVESISHIKSEPGWVTEFRLKALEIFEAKPMPQWGFIPSFGIDLDRYVHYVGANKQKKKSWDEVDPEVLRSFERLGIPEHERRYLAGLEAMNDSETVYANVKKELSDLGILFCDIDTAIREYPDIVKKYLGTVVGAADNKFAALNSAVFSGGSFAYCPPGVKTPMPLQAYFKVTAASSAQYERTLLIADEGAEIVYSEGCSSVQDSETNFHTAVVELIAHDRARIYYTTIQNWKKNMYNWTVKRGLAHREAHITWTDVNIGAQTIKYPGIILKGDRSTGDILSLAFAGGGQIQDTGARIIHVGKETRSNVLAKGVSLDGGVNSYRGLVKFDKNAEGAYSHIKCDGLMLDDRSQTHAYPYNDVSGEHGALNYEATVSRIDDDMLFFLQSRGLSEDEAKLLIVNGFCEGVVRDLNVEYSVEMSRLIRMILEDGQAIAAPASDGLSA
- the sufC gene encoding Fe-S cluster assembly ATPase SufC produces the protein MDALLDIRGLKVEIEGREIIHGLDLSLPRGETHAIMGPNGSGKSTLSYTLLGHPRYTVSGGQIYFEGQSLAGLTVDQRARLGIFLSMQYPTAIPGVTVTNFLRTALKNLRGADVPVKDFRRELKEAMGALQMDPNFAARYVNDGFSGGEKKRHEVLQMTLMQPKLCILDEIDSGLDIDALRILAAGVERLRSPERSMLLITHYQRLLNYLSVDRIHVFMAGRIVMSGGRELAEKLEAHGYEWAAREAGLSPGAL
- a CDS encoding caspase family protein; its protein translation is MSFFARPGRRWRPGATHFLLALILAAPMALVSLQAQNRYGLIIGSNYKQNISGIPPLDLCERDAELMEQSLRSQGRFTDVKVLLGRMVTAQNIEAAINELATKVSSNDTVAIYFSGHGTYERDPNAQNGVRNYVVMYERPHVPDNVLNTWVKKIHTDKLVWIFDCCFSGGLANRGQRARGTGQVPIDPGEQGRVLVNAREDIFFDDKAIVASSDADETSIEVRGSINHGIFTYFFAQALTPANGDMNRDGTVTILEAFEWARPRVTNEAKRFNHNQNPQISGRASGIFIAGNITPTPPQPTPQPTPPQPPEPPQPGPTPPDMPDPVTPDEPQPAPGNVTGNAVIYTTILRSIAAGPTPMDPMTLIMRNRRGNSDRNIAVKFSGQPVQTRITWLTEAQLRQRTGEQIPLGFYSYQGRRINNQVAMLEVTGAPTGVHEVEIQADGYPIINERLGVERNAANNKIFVVASLSGYGTIRGKVFLRSFDSPLAGQDIWMPVVNTTNQQHRMRSMQDGSFWFLNLPPNSNYFIKASFLESTALDDRTITVEDGQTTNLDIVLTQRMNLNPPR